A window of Juglans regia cultivar Chandler chromosome 7, Walnut 2.0, whole genome shotgun sequence contains these coding sequences:
- the LOC108991830 gene encoding uncharacterized protein LOC108991830 isoform X1, producing MSNSTNQDSTSNDKIEDLDRSNRYDGEDFDDSSSVDALSSCDVGSVASSSGSRESGGSTSEIGLTERLTDVLVDGGDGDLLLQQNDREDRVLRWLQALDMQVMGACRADERLKPLLKTNASNGVAEDRLLVHLSQNFEPAEVGMLARCFCIPLVSLRVGKISRQGNQLCPTGTRGNLNLIVLPTSDLRLSFTGDDGLTERLFTISKSQCTSVEVDEIPADNSGRSFHIKIPDGQVFYFWCSEKSKLLGAELLAKMRDLLVRKPSIAELTGICESRLSCFATHLRAYLVATVGSSRASSPGSPIPSLGTTTELFDTSQNGMSSSMSTKSLRSRHSGSQAAKANSFHQGSLSPRSSSFKEGLPRNLSSLRSAAREKLRRRGDSHVSSVDNLTITSSTAFEASSSNNSASDKFPEITRNMSYSPLSFLESLGKLAAVPALSPTTQISCVASPLFSPYYCWCPPGMPTLQFSAAPQQLPVSSSESLPFPSLSSLLPDTMPSSLLTSTSPLGLDEASTVNFPALRSDQLVRLPIQTSQQIPTFTPLMCDPIVHIPVIDVCSSGQGYLVSAGPAISNVIPPLHQKLVNPLIPETDTMVEKGARETLRLLISGSSQMTKPPLMEVLPAVLTKADQNQGILLAGSRGLYSGTTDVGVIAKGIAAISLASLSGRSGGGSYENTDIQQAGSSGLGGSFQDEEGTASCSDCREETD from the exons ATGTCGAACTCTACAAACCAAGATTCAACTAGTAACGATAAGATCGAGGATCTTGATCGCTCGAACCGATACGATGGCGAGGACTTTGACGATTCGTCGTCGGTGGATGCGCTCTCTTCCTGTGACGTCGGATCCGTTGCGAGTTCGAGTGGCTCACGAGAGAGCGGTGGGTCGACAAGCGAGATTGGGCTCACGGAGCGGTTGACGGATGTTCTTGTGGACGGAGGAGATGGAGATCTGTTGCTTCAGCAGAACGATCGCGAAGACCGGGTTCTGCGGTGGCTACAGGCTTTGGATATGCAAGTGATGGGGGCTTGTCGAGCGGATGAGAGGTTGAAGCCTTTGTTGAAGACAAACGCTTCGAATGGAGTCGCTGAGGATCGCCTGCTGGTTCATTTAAGTCAG AATTTCGAGCCAGCAGAGGTTGGTATGCTAGCGAGGTGCTTCTGTATACCTCTAGTTTCTCTTCGTGTGGGAAAGATCAGCAGGCAAGGAAATCAGTTGTGCCCAACTGGTACAAG GGGAAATCTGAATCTTATAGTTTTGCCTACATCTGATCTGCGTCTCTCATTCACTGGAGACGACGGTCTGACCGAGAGATTATTTACCATCAGTAAATCCCAGTGCACTTCTGTAGAAGTGGATGAGATCCCAGCAGATAATTCTGGCCGATCATTCCATATCAAGATCCCAGATGGCCAGGTTTTCTACTTTTGGTGCTCTGAGAAGTCGAAGCTTTTGGGAGCTGAATTGCTTGCAAAG ATGAGGGATTTACTCGTGAGGAAGCCTTCTATTGCTGAATTGACCGGAATTTGTGAGTCACGCCTCAGCTGCTTTGCAACTCATCTTCGTGCCTATCTGGTTGCAACAGTGGGTAGTTCACGAGCAAGTTCTCCAGGATCACCCATTCCTTCCTTGGGTACCACCACTGAACTGTTTGATACATCTCAGAATGGAATGTCCTCATCAATGTCGACAAAATCTTTGCGATCTCGGCACTCTGGAAGTCAAGCAGCAAAAGCAAATTCTTTTCATCAGGGTAGCCTGAGTCCAAGATCCAGTTCCTTTAAAGAGGGCCTGCCAAGAAACTTGTCTTCTCTAAGGAGTGCTGCTAGGGAGAAGTTGCGACGGCGAGGGGACAGTCATGTTTCTTCAGTTGACAATCTGACCATTACTTCATCAACTGCATTTGAAGCATCCTCATCAAATAATTCTGCGAGTGACAAGTTCCCAGAAATCACCAGGAATATGTCGTACTCCCCATTGAGTTTTCTAGAGTCACTTGGGAAATTAGCTGCGGTACCAGCTCTTAGCCCCACAACTCAAATCTCTTGTGTAGCCTCGCCTCTCTTCTCCCCTTACTATTGTTGGTGCCCTCCCGGTATGCCAACTCTGCAATTCTCAGCCGCACCTCAACAACTTCCTGTATCATCAAGTGAATCACTGCCATTTCCCTCACTTTCTTCTTTATTACCTGATACGATGCCATCCAGTTTGTTGACTTCCACATCACCTCTGGGTCTAGACGAAGCTTCCACAGTGAATTTCCCAGCATTGCGGTCAGACCAATTGGTCCGGTTGCCAATTCAAACTTCTCAGCAGATACCAACTTTCACACCTTTAATGTGTGACCCAATTGTTCACATTCCAGTTATTGATGTTTGCTCTTCTGGTCAAGGCTACCTAGTTAGTGCCGGTCCTGCTATTTCAAATGTCATTCCTCCATTGCACCAAAAACTTGTGAACCCATTGATTCCTGAAACTGACACCATGGTAGAAAAGGGTGCGAGAGAGACTCTGCGTCTGCTTATTAGTGGATCATCCCAGATGACAAAACCACCGTTGATGGAGGTATTGCCTGCTGTTCTAACAAAAGCAGATCAGAATCAAGGCATACTACTTGCTGGTAGCCGAGGTCTATACAGTGGAACCACAGATGTCGGCGTCATTGCAAAGGGCATCGCTGCCATTAGTTTGGCTTCCCTGTCTGGGAGATCTGGTGGTGGCAGCTATGAGAATACGGATATACAACAGGCGGGATCTAGTGGCTTGGGGGGATCTTTTCAAGATGAGGAGGGAACCGCTTCATGTTCAGATTGTAGGGAAGAAACTGATTGA
- the LOC108991830 gene encoding uncharacterized protein LOC108991830 isoform X2, which produces MVARFHELANFEPAEVGMLARCFCIPLVSLRVGKISRQGNQLCPTGTRGNLNLIVLPTSDLRLSFTGDDGLTERLFTISKSQCTSVEVDEIPADNSGRSFHIKIPDGQVFYFWCSEKSKLLGAELLAKMRDLLVRKPSIAELTGICESRLSCFATHLRAYLVATVGSSRASSPGSPIPSLGTTTELFDTSQNGMSSSMSTKSLRSRHSGSQAAKANSFHQGSLSPRSSSFKEGLPRNLSSLRSAAREKLRRRGDSHVSSVDNLTITSSTAFEASSSNNSASDKFPEITRNMSYSPLSFLESLGKLAAVPALSPTTQISCVASPLFSPYYCWCPPGMPTLQFSAAPQQLPVSSSESLPFPSLSSLLPDTMPSSLLTSTSPLGLDEASTVNFPALRSDQLVRLPIQTSQQIPTFTPLMCDPIVHIPVIDVCSSGQGYLVSAGPAISNVIPPLHQKLVNPLIPETDTMVEKGARETLRLLISGSSQMTKPPLMEVLPAVLTKADQNQGILLAGSRGLYSGTTDVGVIAKGIAAISLASLSGRSGGGSYENTDIQQAGSSGLGGSFQDEEGTASCSDCREETD; this is translated from the exons ATGGTTGCACGGTTTCACGAATTGGCC AATTTCGAGCCAGCAGAGGTTGGTATGCTAGCGAGGTGCTTCTGTATACCTCTAGTTTCTCTTCGTGTGGGAAAGATCAGCAGGCAAGGAAATCAGTTGTGCCCAACTGGTACAAG GGGAAATCTGAATCTTATAGTTTTGCCTACATCTGATCTGCGTCTCTCATTCACTGGAGACGACGGTCTGACCGAGAGATTATTTACCATCAGTAAATCCCAGTGCACTTCTGTAGAAGTGGATGAGATCCCAGCAGATAATTCTGGCCGATCATTCCATATCAAGATCCCAGATGGCCAGGTTTTCTACTTTTGGTGCTCTGAGAAGTCGAAGCTTTTGGGAGCTGAATTGCTTGCAAAG ATGAGGGATTTACTCGTGAGGAAGCCTTCTATTGCTGAATTGACCGGAATTTGTGAGTCACGCCTCAGCTGCTTTGCAACTCATCTTCGTGCCTATCTGGTTGCAACAGTGGGTAGTTCACGAGCAAGTTCTCCAGGATCACCCATTCCTTCCTTGGGTACCACCACTGAACTGTTTGATACATCTCAGAATGGAATGTCCTCATCAATGTCGACAAAATCTTTGCGATCTCGGCACTCTGGAAGTCAAGCAGCAAAAGCAAATTCTTTTCATCAGGGTAGCCTGAGTCCAAGATCCAGTTCCTTTAAAGAGGGCCTGCCAAGAAACTTGTCTTCTCTAAGGAGTGCTGCTAGGGAGAAGTTGCGACGGCGAGGGGACAGTCATGTTTCTTCAGTTGACAATCTGACCATTACTTCATCAACTGCATTTGAAGCATCCTCATCAAATAATTCTGCGAGTGACAAGTTCCCAGAAATCACCAGGAATATGTCGTACTCCCCATTGAGTTTTCTAGAGTCACTTGGGAAATTAGCTGCGGTACCAGCTCTTAGCCCCACAACTCAAATCTCTTGTGTAGCCTCGCCTCTCTTCTCCCCTTACTATTGTTGGTGCCCTCCCGGTATGCCAACTCTGCAATTCTCAGCCGCACCTCAACAACTTCCTGTATCATCAAGTGAATCACTGCCATTTCCCTCACTTTCTTCTTTATTACCTGATACGATGCCATCCAGTTTGTTGACTTCCACATCACCTCTGGGTCTAGACGAAGCTTCCACAGTGAATTTCCCAGCATTGCGGTCAGACCAATTGGTCCGGTTGCCAATTCAAACTTCTCAGCAGATACCAACTTTCACACCTTTAATGTGTGACCCAATTGTTCACATTCCAGTTATTGATGTTTGCTCTTCTGGTCAAGGCTACCTAGTTAGTGCCGGTCCTGCTATTTCAAATGTCATTCCTCCATTGCACCAAAAACTTGTGAACCCATTGATTCCTGAAACTGACACCATGGTAGAAAAGGGTGCGAGAGAGACTCTGCGTCTGCTTATTAGTGGATCATCCCAGATGACAAAACCACCGTTGATGGAGGTATTGCCTGCTGTTCTAACAAAAGCAGATCAGAATCAAGGCATACTACTTGCTGGTAGCCGAGGTCTATACAGTGGAACCACAGATGTCGGCGTCATTGCAAAGGGCATCGCTGCCATTAGTTTGGCTTCCCTGTCTGGGAGATCTGGTGGTGGCAGCTATGAGAATACGGATATACAACAGGCGGGATCTAGTGGCTTGGGGGGATCTTTTCAAGATGAGGAGGGAACCGCTTCATGTTCAGATTGTAGGGAAGAAACTGATTGA
- the LOC108991832 gene encoding probable signal peptidase complex subunit 2 isoform X1, with protein MQDNKPEIATKNSKKANLLDHHSIKHILDESVSEIVTSRGYVEDVRMSNIRLLMGTIIIIIALAAQFYKKKFPENRNFLIGCILLYIVFNGLLQLIIYTKEKNEILFTYPPAGSFTSTGLVVSSKLPRFSDTYTLGIVSADPKSISANQPVQLTKSVTQWFTKDGVLVEGLFWKDVEALINEYAKEPKKSK; from the exons atgcaagaCAATAAACCCGAAATCGCCACCAAAAACTCTAAGAAGGCCAATCTCTTAGACCACCACTCTATCAAGCACATCCTCGACGAGTCCGTCTCCGAG ATTGTAACGAGTCGTGGATATGTGGAAGACGTGAGGATGAGCAATATACGATTGTTGATGGGCACGATTATAATCATCATTGCTCTGGCGGCTCAGTTTTACAAGAAAAAGTTTCCTGAGAACAGGAATTTTCTCATCGGCTGCATCTTATT GTATATAGTCTTCAATGGGTTATTGCAGCTGATCATCTACACAAAGGAGAAGAATGAAATTCTGTTTACTTATCCCCCTGCG GGATCCTTTACCAGTACAGGCTTGGTGGTGTCTTCCAAGCTGCCGAGATTTTCTGATACGTACACACTTGGCATAGTGAGTGCAGATCCTAAATCTATTTCTGCAAATCAACCAGTACAGTTAACCAAAAGTGTTACTcaatg GTTCACAAAGGATGGAGTTTTGGTGGAGGGTCTATTCTGGAAAGATGTTGAAGCCTTAATTAATGAATATGCAAAAGAACCAAAGAAGAGCAAGTGA
- the LOC108991832 gene encoding probable signal peptidase complex subunit 2 isoform X2: MQDNKPEIATKNSKKANLLDHHSIKHILDESVSEIVTSRGYVEDVRMSNIRLLMGTIIIIIALAAQFYKKKFPENRNFLIGCILLYIVFNGLLQLIIYTKEKNEILFTYPPAGSFTSTGLVVSSKLPRFSDTYTLGIVHKGWSFGGGSILERC, encoded by the exons atgcaagaCAATAAACCCGAAATCGCCACCAAAAACTCTAAGAAGGCCAATCTCTTAGACCACCACTCTATCAAGCACATCCTCGACGAGTCCGTCTCCGAG ATTGTAACGAGTCGTGGATATGTGGAAGACGTGAGGATGAGCAATATACGATTGTTGATGGGCACGATTATAATCATCATTGCTCTGGCGGCTCAGTTTTACAAGAAAAAGTTTCCTGAGAACAGGAATTTTCTCATCGGCTGCATCTTATT GTATATAGTCTTCAATGGGTTATTGCAGCTGATCATCTACACAAAGGAGAAGAATGAAATTCTGTTTACTTATCCCCCTGCG GGATCCTTTACCAGTACAGGCTTGGTGGTGTCTTCCAAGCTGCCGAGATTTTCTGATACGTACACACTTGGCATA GTTCACAAAGGATGGAGTTTTGGTGGAGGGTCTATTCTGGAAAGATGTTGA